One region of Flavobacterium sp. GSB-24 genomic DNA includes:
- a CDS encoding transporter translates to MFKIKNLLAPVLFFIPQLFFAQYTDVINSNRPGETMSAYGVGKSVIQAELGVYGIKEKHDLLNYDASGFGTDFSLRYGAFFEQLEFVLDVQYQMENFDTPFTSYKKNNFRQTVLGAKYLIYDPYKNKREVNIYSYKANHSFNWRELIPAVSIFAGANFVGADNPYYFSPDGAISPKVSLITQNLFGGGKWVFVTNIIADYIGTDYPSYGYVLTLTHGFNEKWSGFVENQGYKSDFYSDAIVRGGAAYLLSPNMQVDASISTNFKNTPSVLYGGVGISWRYDGWYKDKQALNKAQEKAKKNPENEKNVDYQEKERRRKAKYE, encoded by the coding sequence ATGTTCAAAATTAAAAACTTACTTGCCCCGGTACTTTTTTTTATTCCACAATTGTTTTTTGCACAATATACTGATGTCATCAACTCAAATCGCCCAGGCGAAACTATGTCCGCATACGGTGTTGGAAAATCAGTAATCCAAGCCGAATTAGGAGTTTACGGCATCAAGGAAAAACATGATCTATTAAATTATGATGCCAGCGGTTTTGGAACCGACTTTTCTCTTAGATACGGTGCTTTTTTTGAACAATTAGAATTTGTTCTTGATGTTCAATATCAAATGGAAAATTTTGACACTCCATTTACCAGCTACAAAAAAAATAATTTCAGGCAGACTGTCTTAGGTGCCAAATATCTTATTTACGATCCTTACAAAAATAAAAGAGAAGTAAACATCTACAGCTATAAAGCCAATCATAGTTTTAATTGGCGTGAGTTAATCCCGGCAGTTTCTATATTTGCAGGAGCAAATTTTGTTGGGGCTGATAATCCATATTATTTCTCTCCTGATGGAGCGATTTCCCCAAAAGTTTCTTTGATTACCCAAAACTTATTTGGAGGAGGAAAATGGGTTTTTGTAACCAATATTATTGCTGATTATATTGGAACTGATTATCCAAGTTATGGATATGTATTAACTTTGACACACGGATTTAACGAAAAATGGTCTGGTTTTGTTGAAAATCAAGGCTATAAAAGTGATTTTTACAGCGATGCAATTGTTCGAGGCGGAGCTGCTTATCTTCTTTCTCCAAACATGCAGGTTGATGCCTCTATAAGTACTAACTTTAAGAATACACCGTCTGTTTTATATGGAGGAGTGGGAATATCATGGCGTTATGATGGATGGTACAAAGATAAACAAGCATTAAATAAAGCTCAGGAAAAAGCAAAGAAGAATCCTGAAAATGAAAAAAATGTGGATTACCAAGAAAAAGAAAGAAGACGTAAAGCTAAATACGAATAA
- a CDS encoding DUF4834 family protein, producing the protein MQEASFSGLRLIIGIIAFYYIFKFLARIFLPVLVKKAVENASQNFQRQQQYQSNTWQNNNNNTKDEIIINTANAKNPRETKKVGEYVDYEEID; encoded by the coding sequence ATGCAAGAAGCATCATTTTCAGGTTTAAGATTAATTATTGGCATTATTGCCTTTTATTACATTTTTAAATTCTTAGCTAGAATCTTTTTACCAGTATTGGTAAAAAAGGCTGTTGAAAACGCAAGTCAAAATTTTCAGAGACAACAGCAATATCAAAGCAATACTTGGCAGAATAATAATAACAATACTAAAGACGAAATAATTATTAATACTGCAAATGCTAAAAACCCGCGTGAAACCAAAAAAGTGGGAGAGTATGTTGATTACGAAGAAATAGATTAG